The Meles meles chromosome 6, mMelMel3.1 paternal haplotype, whole genome shotgun sequence genome has a window encoding:
- the INAFM2 gene encoding putative transmembrane protein INAFM2, translating into MKERDAAPAERGKPATYTGDKKAKMAAKTNKKWVRLATVFAYVLSVSLAAIVLAVYYSLIWQPVGAGTSGGAAGPPPGGSNATGQSGTSGAAAGPNATGSSRREAPRDAPPLQAARPMPPEPSADSPLTGPLERPRGLEEDEEEAAAAPGSR; encoded by the coding sequence ATGAAGGAGCGCGACGCGGCCCCGGCCGAGCGGGGCAAGCCGGCCACCTACACCGGGGACAAGAAGGCGAAGATGGCGGCCAAGACCAACAAGAAGTGGGTCCGGCTCGCCACCGTGTTCGCCTACGTGCTCTCCGTGTCGCTGGCCGCCATCGTGCTCGCCGTCTACTACAGCCTCATCTGGCAGCCGGTGGGCGCCGGGACCTCGGGGGGAGCCGCCGGCCCGCCCCCCGGCGGCTCCAACGCCACCGGCCAGTCCGGGACttcgggggcggcggcggggcccaATGCCACGGGATCGTCCCGCCGCGAGGCACCGCGCGACGCGCCCCCGCTGCAGGCGGCGCGGCCCATGCCTCCGGAGCCCTCTGCCGACAGTCCCCTGACCGGGCCGCTGGAGCGGCCTCGGGGActggaggaggacgaggaggaagcggcggcggcgccggggagtCGTTGA